A DNA window from Eretmochelys imbricata isolate rEreImb1 chromosome 3, rEreImb1.hap1, whole genome shotgun sequence contains the following coding sequences:
- the COL10A1 gene encoding collagen alpha-1(X) chain, whose product MQVQISFLLLLSLNIVHGGDGFFSERYQKQASMKGPHFLPFNVKSQGLQGRGEQGPPGLPGPAGPRGQPGPAGPPGYGSPGPQGPPGPPGPPGFSAVGKPGLPGLPGKPGERGLNGEKGNIGPAGLPGSRGPQGPPGIPGPAGISVAGKTGEQGPPGAQGPRGVPGEKGETGIPGINGLKGENGYGVPGRPGDRGLPGPQGPPGPPGLAGIGKPGENGFPGQPGVKGDRGLPGAPGPAGIPGSQGLPGEPGAAGIGKPGANGPPGLPGIPGAKGLPGPPGMPGSPGLPGFGKPGLPGMKGHRGPEGLPGVPGIKGDEGPAGVPGEPGPSGPPGNVGPQGLRGIPGENGLPGPKGEAGPAGLAGYPGAKGDRGLPGLDGKPGYPGEQGLAGPKGPPGLPGPKGDNGHAGPPGLPGPMGAPGPKGGPGFNGEPGPRGPSGIPGIRGPIGPPGIPGFPGTKGEPGAPGLPGPAGIATKGLNGPMGPPGLPGPRGNNGEPGLPGPPGPPGPPGQAILPQMPDGYIKAGESQGLTGMPLMKAGVNQGLIGMPVSAFSAILSKAYPGATMPIKFDKILYNRQQHYDPRTGIFTCRIPGLYYFSYHVHVKGTNVWVALYKNGSPIMYTYDEYKKGYLDQASGSAVIDLMENDQVWLQLPNAESNGLYSSDYVHSSFSGFLFAHM is encoded by the coding sequence GTTTACAGGGAAGGGGAGAACAAGGACCTCCTGGTCTACCAGGTCCTGCTGGCCCAAGAGGACAACCAGGCCCAGCAGGGCCACCAGGCTATGGAAGTCCAGGTCCTCAAGGTCCACCAGGCCCCCCAGGTCCACCCGGATTTTCTGCTGTTGGAAAGCCAGGCTTACCTGGTTTACCAGGAAAACCAGGGGAGAGAGGATTAAATGGTGAAAAAGGAAATATTGGACCTGCTGGTCTCCCAGGATCAAGAGGGCCACAGGGGCCTCCTGGAATTCCTGGTCCTGCTGGAATCTCTGTTGCTGGCAAGACAGGAGAACAAGGGCCACCAGGAGCACAAGGGCCACGGGGTGTCCCTGGAGAAAAGGGTGAGACAGGTATTCCTGGTATAAATGGACTAAAGGGAGAAAATGGATATGGAGTTCCAGGTCGCCCAGGTGACAGAGGGCTCCCAGGTCCCCAGGGCCCCCCAGGTCCCCCTGGACTTGCTGGGATAGGGAAGCCTGGTGAAAACGGGTTTCCAGGTCAGCCAGGTGTGAAAGGTGATCGTGGTTTACCAGGTGCACCAGGACCAGCAGGCATCCCAGGTTCCCAAGGTCTTCCTGGGGAACCTGGAGCAGCAGGAATTGGAAAGCCTGGAGCAAATGGACCCCCAGGATTGCCAGGGATTCCTGGAGCAAAAGGACTGCCTGGACCCCCAGGCATGCCTGGATCCCCAGGTCTTCCAGGGTTTGGAAAGCCAGGTTTGCCAGGGATGAAAGGACATAGAGGACCTGAAGGCCTTCCCGGTGTTCCAGGGATCAAAGGAGATGAAGGTCCAGCTGGAGTTCCAGGAGAACCAGGGCCATCTGGACCACCTGGAAATGTGGGTCCTCAAGGACTTAGAGGAATACCAGGTGAAAATGGCCTACCTGGGCCTAAAGGTGAAGCAGGACCTGCAGGCCTTGCAGGATACCCAGGAGCTAAAGGTGACAGAGGCCTACCAGGATTAGACGGAAAACCAGGATATCCAGGGGAGCAGGGTCTTGCTGGTCCTAAAGGACCTCCAGGTTTACCAGGCCCGAAAGGGGACAATGGTCATGCAGGGCCACCTGGCCTACCTGGTCCAATGGGTGCACCAGGACCTAAAGGAGGACCAGGATTTAATGGTGAGCCAGGCCCAAGAGGACCTTCTGGAATACCTGGTATAAGAGGTCCAATTGGGCCACCAGGCATTCCAGGATTTCCAGGCACTAAAGGGGAACCAGGGGCACCAGGATTACCAGGTCCAGCTGGCATTGCTACAAAAGGTTTAAATGGACCCATGGGGCCACCTGGGCTCCCAGGCCCAAGAGGCAACAATGGAGAGCCTGGGTTACCAGGCCCTCCGGGTCCACCTGGTCCTCCTGGTCAAGCAATACTCCCACAGATGCCAGATGGTTACATAAAAGCAGGAGAGAGTCAAGGCCTCACAGGAATGCCTCTTATGAAAGCAGGAGTAAACCAAGGTCTAATTGGAATGCCAGTATCAGCTTTCTCTGCCATTCTCTCCAAAGCCTACCCTGGGGCCACTATGCCCATCAAATTTGATAAAATCTTGTACAACCGACAGCAACATTATGACCCCAGAACAGGAATCTTTACGTGTAGGATCCCAGGACTTTACTATTTTTCTTACCATGTACATGTAAAAGGAACAAATGTTTGGGTCGCACTCTACAAAAATGGCTCACCAATCATGTACACCTATGATGAGTACAAGAAAGGATACCTTGACCAAGCTTCTGGAAGTGCTGTCATTGATCTCATGGAAAACGATCAAGTCTGGTTGCAGTTGCCCAATGCAGAATCTAATGGCTTGTATTCCTCTGATTACGTTCACTCCTCTTTCTCAGGATTCTTGTTTGCTCATATGTGA